One window of the Pedobacter ginsengisoli genome contains the following:
- a CDS encoding HTTM domain-containing protein, whose amino-acid sequence MNGYFLKTTHAAPIAIYRIAMGLMLFISILRFWTKGWISELYIKPLHFFSFYGFEFVKPLGNYTYVLFFVCAMAALMVAFGLFYRAAIVVLFFSFTYIELMDRSTYLNHYYFMSLVLFILMFLPANRYFSIDAKRKPSLLSDQIPQWNIDVLKFMMVILYFYAGLAKINSDWLLSALPLKIWLPSRNDLPIIGALLSYPATAFLFSWFGCLYDLTIAFFLWNKKTRLLAYATVVVFHGLTAVLFPIGMFPYVMIVAALIFFSADFHLRLVDFLNRLFKCSPEFIRPNIRFTYKPLVQKIMLAGFGLFFLLQLLFPFRYMLYPGELFWTEQGYRFSWRVMLMEKAGYAQFTIKDATGKFAIANNNEFLTVLQEKMMSTQPDMILQYAHILRDYYAKKGFKSPQVYVDSYVALNGRSGKVFINPHVDLAKENDSFSPKKWILPMNDEIKGF is encoded by the coding sequence ATGAACGGTTATTTCCTGAAAACAACACATGCAGCCCCCATAGCCATTTATAGAATAGCTATGGGGCTAATGCTGTTTATCAGTATCCTGCGTTTTTGGACAAAAGGGTGGATAAGCGAGCTTTATATAAAGCCCCTGCACTTCTTCTCTTTTTATGGTTTCGAGTTTGTAAAACCATTGGGTAACTATACCTATGTGCTATTCTTTGTTTGTGCTATGGCAGCATTAATGGTAGCGTTTGGATTGTTCTATCGTGCGGCAATTGTTGTGCTGTTTTTTAGTTTTACCTACATAGAACTAATGGATAGAAGTACCTACCTGAATCATTATTATTTTATGAGCCTGGTATTGTTTATCCTCATGTTTCTGCCAGCAAATCGGTATTTTTCTATAGATGCAAAGCGTAAGCCATCACTATTATCAGATCAGATTCCGCAATGGAATATTGATGTGTTGAAGTTCATGATGGTTATTTTGTATTTCTATGCCGGACTTGCAAAGATTAATAGTGATTGGCTGTTAAGTGCATTGCCTTTAAAGATCTGGTTGCCTTCTCGTAATGACCTGCCTATAATTGGAGCTTTGTTAAGCTATCCGGCTACTGCATTTTTATTTAGCTGGTTTGGGTGTTTGTATGATTTAACTATAGCTTTTTTCCTTTGGAATAAGAAAACGCGTTTACTGGCTTATGCAACAGTGGTTGTATTTCATGGACTTACTGCTGTATTATTCCCGATAGGTATGTTTCCTTATGTAATGATTGTGGCAGCTTTGATCTTTTTCTCTGCTGATTTTCATTTACGGTTGGTAGACTTTTTAAACAGGCTATTTAAATGTTCACCCGAATTTATTAGACCTAATATCAGGTTTACTTATAAACCCCTGGTACAAAAAATAATGTTGGCAGGATTTGGACTGTTCTTTCTGCTTCAGTTATTGTTTCCGTTCAGGTATATGTTATACCCGGGAGAATTGTTTTGGACGGAGCAGGGCTATAGATTTTCATGGCGTGTAATGTTAATGGAAAAAGCTGGCTATGCACAGTTTACAATAAAAGATGCTACAGGTAAGTTTGCTATAGCAAATAACAATGAGTTTTTGACCGTATTGCAGGAAAAAATGATGAGCACACAGCCAGACATGATTTTGCAGTACGCCCATATATTGCGCGACTACTATGCCAAAAAGGGTTTTAAGTCGCCACAAGTTTATGTTGATTCCTATGTGGCCTTAAATGGTCGCAGCGGGAAAGTTTTTATCAATCCACACGTAGATCTTGCTAAAGAGAATGATTCTTTTAGCCCTAAGAAGTGGATTTTACCAATGAATGATGAGATTAAAGGTTTTTAG
- a CDS encoding TonB-dependent receptor family protein, translating to MMRLKVFSLLCCCFISTAVFAQDTTKTKAPDTTAKVKKLKEVVIKNKKTDFGFSHLKGVENSGIYEGKKSEVIIPDQLVANLATNNARQVYSRVAGLNIWESDGGGIQLSIGGRGLDPNRTSNFNTRQNGYDISADALGYPESYYTTPTEALEQIQIVRGAASLQYGTQFGGLLNFIMKKPVKDKPFELTVRQSVGSYKFYNSFTSASGTVGKVSYYTFFQYKKGDGFRGNSDFNSYTGYANINYQFNEKTKLGLDFTHMNYLAHQPGGLTDDMFAENPTQSNRERNWFKVNWNLFALHFDHKFNANNEFNLRLFGLSANRYTVGFRPNRVATVDDGSEPRDLIKGDFENWGAEGRYLKRYNLFNKPSVLLVGVRYYHGLNHSVQGFGSLGKDADFNFLDPDKLILNDYRFPNRNVSVFAEHILHINEKFSVIPGIRFEYINTKANGFYAGKIPSNIPTDIELGERTYEPRSNQRQFVIAGLGLSYKPIESVNVYANLSQNYRSITFSDMRIANPSAEIDPNLQDEKGYSFDVGIRSQQTKFYAYDVSGFYLNYNNRIGEVQTYDASERIIRLRTNIGQAVIIGVESYAEVDFLRLLKPEEEDWSTVLFANTAFIKSEYRKSEITAIKGNEVEFVPALNFKGGLRLGYKNLKGSFQFTHLSDQYSDATNAIKGDASAVVGLIPAYTIMDASISYEYKRYKLEGSVNNLANAYYFTRRATGYPGPGILPSDNRTFYLTLQVKL from the coding sequence ATGATGAGATTAAAGGTTTTTAGTTTATTATGTTGCTGTTTTATTTCAACAGCTGTTTTTGCTCAGGATACCACTAAGACGAAAGCACCCGATACGACTGCCAAAGTAAAGAAATTAAAAGAGGTGGTGATTAAGAATAAAAAGACAGATTTTGGATTTTCACATTTAAAAGGAGTGGAGAATTCTGGTATTTATGAGGGGAAAAAATCGGAAGTTATTATTCCAGATCAGCTGGTAGCTAATTTAGCAACCAATAATGCAAGGCAAGTTTACTCAAGGGTAGCTGGTTTGAATATTTGGGAAAGTGATGGTGGAGGAATTCAGCTAAGTATTGGAGGCAGAGGCTTAGATCCGAATCGCACTTCTAATTTTAATACAAGACAAAATGGATATGATATCAGTGCTGATGCCCTCGGATATCCTGAAAGCTATTATACAACCCCTACTGAAGCGCTTGAACAAATTCAGATTGTAAGAGGCGCAGCATCTTTACAATACGGAACACAGTTTGGAGGTCTTCTGAACTTTATTATGAAGAAACCAGTAAAGGATAAGCCTTTTGAACTTACTGTACGCCAAAGTGTTGGATCGTATAAATTTTATAATTCTTTTACCAGTGCCAGCGGAACCGTTGGAAAGGTGAGTTACTACACATTTTTTCAATATAAAAAGGGGGATGGTTTTAGAGGTAATTCTGATTTTAACAGTTACACCGGATATGCCAATATAAACTATCAATTTAATGAAAAAACAAAATTAGGATTAGATTTTACACATATGAACTATCTGGCTCATCAGCCGGGCGGTTTAACTGATGATATGTTTGCTGAAAACCCTACACAAAGTAATAGGGAGAGGAACTGGTTTAAGGTAAACTGGAATTTATTTGCACTACATTTTGATCATAAATTTAATGCAAATAACGAGTTTAACCTGCGGTTGTTTGGCTTGTCGGCAAACAGGTATACTGTTGGGTTCAGACCAAATCGTGTGGCTACGGTTGATGATGGGTCAGAGCCTAGAGATCTGATTAAGGGAGATTTTGAAAACTGGGGAGCTGAAGGAAGGTACCTTAAGCGTTATAACTTGTTTAATAAACCTTCCGTATTATTAGTGGGGGTGCGTTATTATCATGGTCTTAACCATAGCGTACAAGGCTTTGGTAGTTTGGGCAAAGATGCCGATTTTAATTTCTTGGATCCAGACAAATTAATTTTAAACGATTATCGTTTTCCAAACAGGAATGTTTCGGTTTTTGCGGAGCATATACTTCATATAAATGAGAAGTTTTCAGTCATACCAGGGATTCGTTTTGAATATATAAATACCAAAGCAAACGGTTTCTATGCAGGAAAGATACCAAGCAATATTCCTACTGATATTGAATTGGGTGAAAGAACTTATGAACCTAGAAGTAATCAACGTCAATTTGTTATTGCAGGACTAGGCTTGAGTTATAAGCCAATTGAAAGTGTAAATGTTTATGCTAACCTATCACAAAATTACCGCTCTATTACTTTCAGTGATATGCGTATAGCAAATCCATCAGCAGAAATTGATCCTAATTTGCAGGACGAAAAGGGGTACTCATTTGATGTAGGTATACGTAGTCAGCAAACTAAGTTTTACGCGTATGATGTAAGCGGATTCTATTTAAATTACAATAATCGGATAGGAGAGGTTCAGACCTACGATGCCTCGGAACGCATCATTCGATTACGGACTAATATTGGCCAGGCAGTAATTATTGGGGTTGAATCTTATGCTGAAGTTGATTTTCTACGCTTGTTAAAACCAGAGGAAGAAGATTGGAGCACGGTTTTGTTTGCAAATACAGCATTTATTAAATCGGAATATAGAAAGAGTGAAATTACGGCTATTAAAGGAAATGAGGTTGAGTTTGTTCCTGCATTAAATTTTAAAGGCGGTTTAAGGCTTGGATATAAAAACTTAAAGGGGTCATTTCAATTTACCCATCTCTCTGATCAATATTCTGATGCAACTAATGCAATTAAAGGAGATGCATCTGCAGTTGTGGGTTTAATTCCGGCTTATACTATAATGGATGCAAGCATATCGTATGAATACAAAAGATACAAATTGGAGGGAAGTGTAAATAATCTTGCAAATGCTTATTACTTTACGCGTAGGGCAACCGGTTATCCTGGGCCAGGAATTTTGCCGTCTGATAATAGAACATTTTATTTAACCCTTCAGGTTAAGTTATAA
- a CDS encoding DUF4256 domain-containing protein, which produces MKTTKKELSPEQREELIKTLKERFEKNRNRHKEIEWEKVETKLQANPEKLWSLDDMEITGGEPDVVAYDKTTDEYIFYDCSAESPKGRRSFCYDRAALDARKEHKPQNSAIDAAASMGIEILTEEQYRELQQFGKFDTKTSSWLKTPADIRKHGGAIFGDYRYETIFIYHNGAESYYAARGFRGVLRI; this is translated from the coding sequence ATGAAAACCACTAAAAAAGAATTGTCACCCGAACAACGCGAAGAATTAATCAAAACCTTGAAAGAGCGTTTTGAAAAAAACAGAAACCGCCATAAGGAGATTGAATGGGAAAAAGTAGAAACCAAACTCCAGGCTAATCCAGAAAAACTTTGGTCGCTTGATGATATGGAAATAACCGGCGGTGAACCAGATGTTGTTGCTTACGATAAAACAACCGATGAATACATTTTTTATGACTGTTCAGCAGAAAGTCCAAAAGGACGGAGAAGCTTTTGTTACGACCGCGCAGCTTTAGATGCAAGAAAAGAACATAAGCCACAAAACAGCGCTATTGATGCGGCTGCCAGCATGGGTATTGAAATACTAACAGAAGAACAATACCGCGAGCTACAGCAATTTGGTAAGTTCGATACTAAAACATCGAGCTGGCTAAAAACACCAGCAGACATTAGAAAACATGGCGGAGCCATTTTTGGGGATTACCGATACGAAACTATCTTCATATATCACAACGGTGCCGAATCTTACTATGCCGCCAGAGGCTTCAGAGGTGTGCTGAGGATCTAA
- a CDS encoding DoxX family protein gives MTKRNKIIYWIATLWLALGMLSTGIVQLIKMDNEVTMMKNLGYPLYILTILGIWKILGVIATLLPKLPLLKEWAYAGFFFAMSGAVFSHLANGDGGKDLFGPILLLVLTFVSWYFRPADRKLISVNL, from the coding sequence ATGACAAAGAGAAATAAAATCATCTATTGGATAGCCACACTCTGGCTCGCATTAGGAATGTTATCAACCGGCATAGTACAATTAATTAAAATGGACAATGAGGTTACAATGATGAAAAACTTAGGTTACCCATTATACATCCTGACAATACTGGGGATTTGGAAAATACTGGGAGTCATAGCAACACTTCTTCCTAAACTCCCCCTATTAAAGGAATGGGCTTATGCAGGTTTTTTCTTTGCCATGTCAGGAGCTGTATTCTCTCACCTGGCTAATGGTGATGGAGGAAAAGATCTTTTTGGTCCAATATTATTACTAGTGCTGACTTTTGTATCTTGGTATTTCAGACCAGCAGACAGGAAGCTCATTTCAGTTAATCTATAA
- a CDS encoding SRPBCC domain-containing protein — MEQKTKIHAENGKQELIITREFDLPLELLFTAYTEAEIVEQWMGTKVLKLENKNHGSYQFQTSDPKGNIAFIANGVIHEFIPNQKITRTFEMDNAPFDAQLEFLQFEKLTDGTSKLTMHIIYKSGEIRDKVLQLPFALGINMAHNKLQNIVSKLK, encoded by the coding sequence ATGGAACAAAAAACAAAAATCCACGCCGAAAATGGCAAGCAGGAATTAATAATTACCAGAGAATTTGATTTACCACTAGAATTGCTCTTTACGGCATATACAGAAGCCGAAATTGTTGAGCAATGGATGGGAACAAAAGTGCTGAAACTAGAAAACAAAAACCATGGCAGTTATCAGTTCCAAACAAGTGATCCTAAAGGGAATATAGCATTTATAGCTAATGGTGTAATTCATGAGTTTATTCCAAACCAGAAAATTACCCGGACATTTGAAATGGACAATGCCCCTTTCGATGCCCAGCTTGAGTTCCTGCAATTTGAAAAACTTACTGATGGCACTAGCAAACTCACGATGCATATTATATACAAATCGGGCGAAATAAGAGATAAAGTACTACAGTTACCATTTGCACTGGGTATAAATATGGCACATAACAAACTGCAAAACATTGTAAGCAAACTAAAATAA
- a CDS encoding ArsR/SmtB family transcription factor, whose amino-acid sequence MNLRRDVFQAIADPTRRAILLLVASQAMTAGAIASNFDTARPTVSKHLQILTECELLEQKQNGREIHYYINAKGMKDVADFIEPFRKMWDDRFNKLETIMKNYQSKK is encoded by the coding sequence ATGAATTTAAGAAGAGATGTATTTCAAGCCATTGCAGACCCAACAAGAAGGGCAATACTTCTGCTGGTGGCATCACAAGCTATGACAGCTGGTGCAATAGCCTCAAATTTCGACACAGCAAGGCCAACTGTCTCAAAGCACTTGCAAATCCTAACTGAGTGCGAATTACTTGAACAAAAACAAAACGGCAGAGAAATTCACTATTACATAAATGCAAAAGGAATGAAAGACGTAGCCGACTTTATAGAGCCGTTCCGCAAAATGTGGGATGATCGGTTCAACAAATTGGAAACCATAATGAAAAACTACCAATCAAAAAAATAA
- a CDS encoding YdeI/OmpD-associated family protein: protein MQKKEMETFCPASREEWRQWLKENHSSRQSVWLVQYKQKSAKPSIPWSDSVDEALCFGWIDSTRKTIDEESFVQFFTKRKPTSNWSKINKAKVERLIEEGLMTEAGLHSIEVAKKNGSWSILDDVEELVVPKDLQEAFRLQPGTGDYFGSLSKSVKKMILQWVALAKRPETRQKRIAEIAELAAQKLKPKQFR, encoded by the coding sequence ATGCAGAAAAAGGAAATGGAAACTTTTTGTCCGGCAAGCAGGGAAGAATGGAGGCAATGGCTAAAAGAAAATCATAGCTCACGCCAATCTGTTTGGCTTGTTCAATATAAACAGAAATCGGCTAAGCCAAGTATACCCTGGAGCGATTCAGTGGACGAAGCGCTGTGTTTTGGCTGGATTGACAGTACGAGGAAAACGATTGATGAAGAAAGTTTTGTGCAGTTTTTTACTAAGCGTAAGCCAACAAGTAACTGGTCGAAAATTAACAAGGCTAAAGTTGAACGTCTAATAGAAGAGGGGCTGATGACAGAAGCAGGTTTACACAGTATTGAAGTTGCAAAGAAAAATGGTTCATGGTCTATTCTGGATGATGTAGAAGAGTTGGTTGTTCCAAAAGATTTACAGGAAGCATTCCGGTTACAGCCTGGTACTGGTGATTATTTTGGTAGTTTGAGCAAGTCTGTTAAAAAGATGATACTGCAATGGGTTGCTCTTGCCAAACGGCCAGAAACCAGACAAAAGAGAATTGCTGAAATAGCAGAGCTTGCGGCCCAAAAGCTGAAACCAAAACAGTTTAGATAA